The window TGGCGTCCGCTTCTGTAAAAGACAGAGGGGATAATACCTGGGACATTCCTGCGCCTGTCAGCAGCTGGCGCTATCATCAGATTCTTCAGGCCCTTGATCTCCTCCATATTTTAGTGCTGGAGGTAGATTTTAATGGGAAAGTGGTATATGCCAACCGTCCTGCAAGACAGACCTTAGGTGATGTTGAGTATATATCCTCCCGGCAGGAGCAGAGCAGCCTCCTGTTGGAGATGATGGCGGAGCTTGGCAAGCAGGACATTTTTCCGGCTTTCCGTGAAGTTTTTGATAGCAGCAATAACATATGGTACCGGATCATGTCCAGCAGGTGTTTGCTGCCCAATGGACAGGTCCTGTTCCTCTATGTGATTGAGGATGTCAGTGACTGGAAAACGAGAGAGCATCGGCTATGGCTGACTGCGGCTACCGATCTTATGACGGGAGCCTATAACCGGGAGGCTGGGTTGAAGGAGTTGGAAAAGACCCTGCTTTATAACGATACGCCAACCTGTCTGACATTTATAGATATTGACGATTTGAAAGCGATCAATGATACATATGGACATGATGAGGGGGACTTTACCATTAAGAGCATCGCAGGAGTGATCCTCAGTTCGATCCGAAGTTCGGATGTTGTCTGCCGGTATGGAGGGGATGAATTTTTCATTATATTTAGGAATTGCAGGGAAGATATTGCTGAAAAGATCATTGTAAGAATGTGCAGTGAGTTGAAAAAGCTGGAATGC of the Lacrimispora indolis DSM 755 genome contains:
- a CDS encoding sensor domain-containing diguanylate cyclase; this encodes MNHEDHTMLEAVEDLFEKLLSGEQCDRMKEDAFAPEWQKFIGRINQLIPNINEMNRLAVDLSKGKLDGPLPSRYNYLSAPLKQLHSQLSVLTQSVKQLKEGYVVSKLEYSGELFDTFNDLIDRVASASVKDRGDNTWDIPAPVSSWRYHQILQALDLLHILVLEVDFNGKVVYANRPARQTLGDVEYISSRQEQSSLLLEMMAELGKQDIFPAFREVFDSSNNIWYRIMSSRCLLPNGQVLFLYVIEDVSDWKTREHRLWLTAATDLMTGAYNREAGLKELEKTLLYNDTPTCLTFIDIDDLKAINDTYGHDEGDFTIKSIAGVILSSIRSSDVVCRYGGDEFFIIFRNCREDIAEKIIVRMCSELKKLECSSSKPYPLSFSHGTFSFSSGTAYRLADILQEADRRMYACKKYKKKERKPGGINGES